A window of Malania oleifera isolate guangnan ecotype guangnan chromosome 5, ASM2987363v1, whole genome shotgun sequence contains these coding sequences:
- the LOC131154829 gene encoding protein NIM1-INTERACTING 1-like — translation MEKKGEGNGSGNGKDGMGSDQEKKIEEFFALIRSYREAWNRRKSELNGESKSEESEAATVRKRKTRSASEERPRWVPSLEWEDFTTKVEFRSQSHPPVLARSAPDSKKKKEEEKEEDAEGEGLDLKLTL, via the coding sequence ATGGAAAAGAAGGGAGAGGGGAATGGTAGCGGCAACGGAAAAGACGGGATGGGGTCGGATCAGGAGAAGAAAATTGAGGAGTTCTTTGCGCTGATCAGAAGCTACCGAGAGGCTTGGAATCGGCGGAAGAGTGAACTAAATGGAGAATCGAAATCGGAAGAGAGCGAAGCGGCGACGGTAAGGAAGAGGAAGACGAGGAGCGCGAGCGAGGAGCGGCCGCGGTGGGTACCGTCGCTCGAGTGGGAAGATTTCACGACAAAGGTTGAGTTTAGATCTCAGTCCCATCCTCCGGTTCTGGCGAGAAGTGCTCccgattctaagaagaaaaaggaggaGGAGAAAGAAGAGGATGCCGAAGGAGAAGGCCTAGATCTGAAACTCACTCTCTGA